The following DNA comes from Picosynechococcus sp. PCC 7003.
GGTGAAACGTTTTTGGTGCGCCCAGGCGGGTTGGTCGAGGAGATGATTGAGGAGGTGATCAATGGATTGGAATCCCATGGGTCGTCGGAGAATACAGGGTCAGGAAAAATAGCTAAAGGGCGATCGCCTTTTGTCTGTGACTACCACATTACCTCTGGGGAGAGAGAACGATAAAATATGGGGCAAGTCTTTAGGGTCTGTTCACGATGGCTCGTTCTTCCCAACAGTCTCGCACCACCGAAAAAGTCCTTGATGTCAAAACGCGCATTGCCCAGAGTCATTATGGCCTGTTGGGTTTATCACCGACGGCATCACCATTAGAAATCCGCCAACGTTACCGGGAACTCAGCAAGCAGTTTCACCCCGATACAACGGTGTTACCGGAAGCGGAAGCCACCGCAAAATTTCAACGTCTCAATGAAGCCTATGGCATTTTAAGTAGTCCGGAGCGGCGATCGCTTTACGATTTGCAGATTGGCTTTTCTCGTTACAGTGTGATCCAACCTTCACAAAATGAACAGGGAGAACGCGGTTATTCGAATTCTGCTTATCTAGACCCGACGGATCGGCCCCTCTCGGCGGGAGAAATTTTCGCGCTTTTCATTATGGGCTTAACTTTTGTCGGTTGTGTCTTGTTGGCGATCGCCCTGGGAGTTAGC
Coding sequences within:
- a CDS encoding J domain-containing protein yields the protein MARSSQQSRTTEKVLDVKTRIAQSHYGLLGLSPTASPLEIRQRYRELSKQFHPDTTVLPEAEATAKFQRLNEAYGILSSPERRSLYDLQIGFSRYSVIQPSQNEQGERGYSNSAYLDPTDRPLSAGEIFALFIMGLTFVGCVLLAIALGVSRQNLNLEGLF